The following DNA comes from Spirulina major PCC 6313.
AACCTATTTAATTCTTTATTTTGGCTTTCTTTATGTTGTTCATCAATGATTTGCTTTGCAATTTTTGCTGATTCTATGTGAGAAAGTAGTGAAGATTGAAGATTTCCCATCATCCAATATGTGTCTCCCAGAACATTATACATCTGTCCCAAAGAAAGGCTTGAGCTGACTTGATTTTTGATCGCATTTATCACTTGTTTTATTTTCAAAAGCAAGCCTAATCGATAAAACGAACTACCCAATGACTCATCAAGGTCATAAATATGTCTTCTATTATTAGTAATTATATCGGCTGCACTATTAAAATCTTTTATATTTAAGCAATGATAATATGCTTCAAGTGCAGTGATTGCATCTTCTTCTGTATTGATTGACTCAACACTGTCTGTCCAAAATTTTGCTGCTAGTCGATTAGATGTTTTCCAATCCTCACTATTTCTTAATCGCTCAATCGCTTGCTCTTTAATTAGGGGATGTAACCGATATTCACCATCAATATGATCCACTAAAGCCAGATTGCGTAACGTATCAATTGCCTTCTGTGCTTTATTCTGAGGAACCTCCCACAACAAACAAAATAATCCCTCTCGTGGAACCGTTGGCACATCTTGATACCGAAAACATCCCATCCGACAAAGCAGATTATATGCATTAGGATTAACTTGCTTCAAGCGATCAAATTGTTGAGTGATTAGATTTTCCATTGCTTGCTCAACAGCCAACCCATCGGAAGTTTGATGCTCCTCCCAATATTTTTTAATATTGCCTTGATAATTCTCTGCAATTCGCCCGCGCAAAACCTTCATCCCCAACGCATTGCCACGATAAGATTTGCGCATCTCCGCCAACACAGGAGAATCAATAGTTAACTTTTTCTGACCAAAATAATCCCGCCACGCTTCCATATCTAAACATTCCAGCCGGTAAGGCTCAATATTGAGATTTTCATTTACTCGCTCCCGACTCGTGATCAGCGTAAAAGACTTTAACGACACATTGGATAAAACTCGTAATAACTCTACATATTCGCGATGTTCTGGAACTAACTGTCCCTTTCCATCAAGGGCCGGTTCCAAATTGTCCACCAAAATGCCAAACGCTTCTGACTGGAGTTTATGACGAAGGCGATCGCACAACACCGCAAAATCCCCCCGCGACTCCTCCCCCAAATCCTTTAACTTTGTCTCTAACAACCCAGCCGCAGAACCCACTGCCTGCCTTTCCTTCGCCACATCGAACCGCACCAACCGCCCCGGAAACCGTTCTGCTAAATATCGCTCCGCTAGCACTGTTTTTCCAACACCTCCATCCCCCTGTATCAAGACACAGTTTTTCCCCGCTTGGCGCAACTGGTCGAGATGAGTAATTGCATTTTTCCGACCAATAAAATCGTCGTCCTGTTTGAATAGTTCTGGCTTGTATTGTTCAAACAGTTTAATTAATTCAGGACGTGCCGAACGCTTATCATCATCACCGTCAGACTTTAGACCAAAATCAATACAAATGTTTCTGATGTGTACGTTTACTGTTGCACACTGAATATTTAAAGAATTAGCGACTTCTTGAGTGTTGCGATTTTTCAAAAATTCAAGCAAAACCCGCTTACGTTTTTCTGGTAGGCTCTGGAAAATTCGCTCGAAATTTTTTTTGTCCATTTTTCACACCCGTCCATGAATATTTAGCCAATGTTTATGGATGTTTAGCGAATATTTAGAAATATTCAGAAAAAATCTTACGTTTGTGTATTTTCATCTTTAAGGTACGGACGCTTAACTGAAAGTAGTTCAACTCATTCAAGGAGAAACCATTATGGCTTCTGAAAGCGTTTACACCGGAAAAAGCATCTATGGTGGCTACTACGCCAAAGACTCCAAAGGCAATCTTGGCCGTGGCAAAAGCGAAAGCAACGCCATCAATGCCTTGAAGATGGCCCAGAACAAAAAACAGAAATAACACATTAGCACTGTGTTAAAGAGTCTATCTGGCTCAACTTTCAGTATAAAACCGATGACTTCGTAATGCATCAACTTCAGGGAGTGGATTTGTCTACTCCGTTCCCTTCCTTACACCCTCACTTAGGATGACGCACGATGAAACTTCCCCAATCTCGTACCCATCAACCCAAGCCACCTCACTACGGTCTTATCTCCCTCCCGCCCCATACCCACCCCCAACGCCCCCTAACCTCTGCCCCTACTGATCACAATCGACGCATCCAAACTCCTGAACAACAACGGCGACACCAAATCCAACTGCAAACGATGAACACCCAAAAAGCTCATCTGCGCGATCGCCTCTGTCAACGCCTCCAAAAAGCCTACGCCAATGGCGATCGCCCTCTGCTCCGGGCGTTGCGACAAGAATGGCAGGCACAATTCCCTGAAACTCCCTGTGCGTTCTAAGCCCTCAATGCGGGGAAAGCTCCGAGCCTTTCCCCAAACCATTCCCTCAAACTCTATGACCGAGGACAAACTATGGTTGCCACTCCATTACCCCAAACCTACACCCTCTCCGCACTTCAAGACGATGCTCGCACGTTAGTTCAACAGGGCAAAGTGAGTCGGAACGAACCGATTTATACGTTACTGGCTCATCTACCTGATCGTGAACATACCAGCTTTGAACGTGAGTTGGCTCTTCATGACTATTTGCTGCGCGATCGCATTGCCGATCTGATCCCTCAAGAACGTTGGCAAAACGACTAAACCTCTCTAAATCCCTCATCCCCTGAAAATACTTATGAATACCCGTTTCCTCGTCAATCAACCCCAGTTCTTCCCAACCCCGATTCCCGGTGTGATTACCGACACCGTCACCCTTGATCAAAAGGGCCGAATTCGCTTCCAAGGCTCTTTTTATCCTGCCCAACTCGCTGAGCAGAATATGAGTGATGAGCTTTCACCGGGCACGACGGTTCAAGTTCTCGGTCGGCTTGGGATTACTCTTCTCATCCGCCCGGTTTAGGAGGAACCTCAGTTCAACAATTCTAAAATTCCCTCTACCAAAAGATAGAGGGAATCTTAGGGTTTTATGACCTATGGAATCGAGACATTTCAACCGCAACCTAACAGTAAGAGCATACCTTTTTCAACGCCTAACCGAGGTGGGTTTGGACGGATTGGACGAGGTATTGCGTCCAGTGTTCGACGGCATCGGCGTCGGCGGCTTCCACCATGACGCGGATCAGGGGTTCGGTGCCGGAGGCGCGGACGAGGACGCGGCCTTGCTCGCCAAAGGCGGCTTCGGCGCGGGCGATCGCAGCCTGTACCGGTTCGCAGTCTTGCCAATGTTGACGGCGATCGCGACAGTCCACGCGCACATTTTGCAACAGTTGCGGGTAGGTTTGGAAACTGTTGTCCCGGAGTGCCGCGAGGGATTGCCCCGACTCTTTCACCAAGGCGGAGAGGTGGAGCGCCGTTTGCAGACCATCGCCGGAAAAACTGTGGTGATGGCAGAGGATATGCCCGGACTGCTCACCGCCCAGGGCTGCCCCCGTGGCAAACATCGCCGCCTGGACGTTTTGATCGCCGACATCGGTGCGGTGGAATTGACCGCCGAGAGCTTGCCAAGCCCGTTCAAACCCAAGATTGGCCATCACCGTCCCGATCAGCAAATGATCGGGCAATTGCTGCCGCTCCATCAGGTATTTACCCCAAAGGTAGAGGATATAATCCCCATCGATGACGCGGCTGTGGGAGTCAATGGCCATGACGCGATCGGCATCGCCATCAAAGGCAAAACCGAGGTCGGCTTGGTGTTCTTGGATGGCGGCTTGGAGGGTTTGGAGATGGGTCGATCCACAGTTGACGTTGATGCGATCGCCATCGGGATGTTCATGGAGACAAATCACCTCCGCACCCATGGCGCGGAACACTTCGGGGGCTAACTGCACCGCAGCACCCCAGGCCAAATCAAGGATGACCTTTAACCCGCTGAGGTCAGAGGTGGGGAGCGATCGCTGCAACGCCTCGCAATAATCCTGGGCCAATGTCACGGTATGTTGATGCTTACCCCACTGCGTCCGCGTCACGGTGAGATCACTGCGACCCCGCAACGCCGTTTCAATTTGTTGGCTCGTGGCCTTCGTTAACTTTGTGCCGTTATGGTTAAAAAATTTAATGCCATTATCTTCGGGCGGGTTATGACTGGCGGAAATCATCACCCCCCCGATGGCCGCCGTGTGGCGCGTCAGGTGCGACACACAGGGCGTGGGACACAGCCCCACATTCCACACCTCTAAACCCGCCGTCGTCAGCCCCGAAGCCAGGGCCGTCGCCAACATATCACTAGAATTGCGCGAATCCTGGCCGATAATCACCGGGCCCACCTGCCCAGCTTGGGATTGTAAAATTCGGCCCGCCCAATAGCCCACTTCGAGGGCTAACGTGGCGCTCAATAATTCCCCGGCCTTGCCGCGAATCCCATCGGTGCCAAAGAGAGGCGTTTTCGGGAGACTGTCGAGTTGGGCTAAGGAGCCAATGCCGTGAATGCTCGGCTTGGATGTTTTGCCCCTTGACCCTTGTGCGTCTTGGGAGCGAAGCGGTGATGTAACCATAATTTAATTTTTCCTCACTCACACCAGAATGTTGATTGACCCGAAGTCAACCCTCTATAGTTGAAAACTTTATCCTAATTGCTGCTGTAATGATGTACAGGGGACACAACAGGACTTCAGCATGATCGAATCGGGAGGATGGGAGGACGGTGCGATCGCCCCATCCCCACCATCATGCCCCTGATTATAGAAGCGACTCCATTTCAGCCCAGCTTAACCCTTGGGCAAGGTAGCGGGGATGATCCGGATTGTAGGGACTAGCTACCCGATCGATCGTCTGAATCACTGCGGTTTCTGACAAGACGGGCACATCGGGATCAACCGCAGTCGGGCGCAGCAGCGAACTCGAAAATCCCTTAAAGATGAGAACAATATCCTCCTCTCCCTGATCCGTTGCCGTAACGATCAATACTTCTTCTGGATGCACTTCTGTGTAAGACTCCAGACGCTTCACAATTGACATAAGCCCCTCAAAGGATAAAAATGCACTTCACACTGTAATGATTGCAACATTTTTGCAAACGAACCATCCAGAGAGTCCCTAGAATTTTTGTACAATAGTAGAACCTGGTATCAAATAAAGTTATTAAAGCAATGAACGATCCTGCCACCCAGTCCCCCCGCCTTGCCGACAAAGTTGAAGTTGCGATTCAACTGGACTCTGATCTTGTCGATCAACTCCATCATCTCAGCAGTGACCCCAGCCGGATTATTGAAACGGCGATTAAGCAATGGCTACGGGGCGATCGCGAACAAGATGACGAACTATCCCGCACCTTCCGACGCAATCCCCCCGTCCCCCCCCGTGGCGAGTGGAACGACTAATCCCCCCCCTCGATCCGGAATGCCGTCCAGACCCCATGGGCGGCAATTTCCGGGTCAGCAGAAGGTTTCCGAGTATGATGAGAATGTAAACTGCACTAACATTACGATTGTGTGCCATGGATGCGGCTTCTGCACCCCAACATCCGATTCGCTGGCAGGATCTAGGGGCTGAATTGGCCTTCACTCAGGACAGTTCAGGTCGCTACTCTTCGTTCTATTGGCAATGTCAGTTGAAACGACCTGATGCGTCACCCTCCGTTCTGACCCATCAAAACCCTGAACACGAAAAACTCAAACCCGTTGCGGCTGATAATTATCTCGAAACCATTCATCGGGTGATGGAACGGCGTGTTCCGGAAAATTACCACTGTCTCTTTGTCTATGAGGACAAAACATTTCCGGTGGAACTCGCGATCAGCCCGATTCTCAAGCATGAGGGACGAGTGACGGAAGTGCTGGTGATGGGGCGATTGTTGGAGCAGGATGGCCTCACCCGCACGAATCGCCTCACGGGGACATTGCCCCACAATAATTACAATGACTTGGTGACTCAGATTGCCCGCAATATTCGGCGCAACCCCTACCAAAATCTGTTAA
Coding sequences within:
- a CDS encoding type II toxin-antitoxin system CcdA family antitoxin, whose protein sequence is MNDPATQSPRLADKVEVAIQLDSDLVDQLHHLSSDPSRIIETAIKQWLRGDREQDDELSRTFRRNPPVPPRGEWND
- a CDS encoding NfeD family protein translates to MNTRFLVNQPQFFPTPIPGVITDTVTLDQKGRIRFQGSFYPAQLAEQNMSDELSPGTTVQVLGRLGITLLIRPV
- a CDS encoding DUF4327 family protein encodes the protein MVATPLPQTYTLSALQDDARTLVQQGKVSRNEPIYTLLAHLPDREHTSFERELALHDYLLRDRIADLIPQERWQND
- a CDS encoding AAA family ATPase; the protein is MDKKNFERIFQSLPEKRKRVLLEFLKNRNTQEVANSLNIQCATVNVHIRNICIDFGLKSDGDDDKRSARPELIKLFEQYKPELFKQDDDFIGRKNAITHLDQLRQAGKNCVLIQGDGGVGKTVLAERYLAERFPGRLVRFDVAKERQAVGSAAGLLETKLKDLGEESRGDFAVLCDRLRHKLQSEAFGILVDNLEPALDGKGQLVPEHREYVELLRVLSNVSLKSFTLITSRERVNENLNIEPYRLECLDMEAWRDYFGQKKLTIDSPVLAEMRKSYRGNALGMKVLRGRIAENYQGNIKKYWEEHQTSDGLAVEQAMENLITQQFDRLKQVNPNAYNLLCRMGCFRYQDVPTVPREGLFCLLWEVPQNKAQKAIDTLRNLALVDHIDGEYRLHPLIKEQAIERLRNSEDWKTSNRLAAKFWTDSVESINTEEDAITALEAYYHCLNIKDFNSAADIITNNRRHIYDLDESLGSSFYRLGLLLKIKQVINAIKNQVSSSLSLGQMYNVLGDTYWMMGNLQSSLLSHIESAKIAKQIIDEQHKESQNKELNRLYGVSFFNQALCKVELLEFKEAIELLRLDCKRFEDMFPEDRFVDRSFMAFCYSSLNNKKQAEILLKKSINLFENLRSRLDTNQNNLYVYSSTWSFGYHHIFSGKIYHKLGKIDNAKMQYSAAISFANKTSYLQVKAKGLMGLGEIYTQSDFKTALSYHTESIDILKRIDAKCDLAEAYYQIALTYQAMGDVLNSQEYFKKSITLWQKIDAPRQIERVQNSMNQNIHKKNPEPVHPKT
- the glmM gene encoding phosphoglucosamine mutase, producing the protein MVTSPLRSQDAQGSRGKTSKPSIHGIGSLAQLDSLPKTPLFGTDGIRGKAGELLSATLALEVGYWAGRILQSQAGQVGPVIIGQDSRNSSDMLATALASGLTTAGLEVWNVGLCPTPCVSHLTRHTAAIGGVMISASHNPPEDNGIKFFNHNGTKLTKATSQQIETALRGRSDLTVTRTQWGKHQHTVTLAQDYCEALQRSLPTSDLSGLKVILDLAWGAAVQLAPEVFRAMGAEVICLHEHPDGDRINVNCGSTHLQTLQAAIQEHQADLGFAFDGDADRVMAIDSHSRVIDGDYILYLWGKYLMERQQLPDHLLIGTVMANLGFERAWQALGGQFHRTDVGDQNVQAAMFATGAALGGEQSGHILCHHHSFSGDGLQTALHLSALVKESGQSLAALRDNSFQTYPQLLQNVRVDCRDRRQHWQDCEPVQAAIARAEAAFGEQGRVLVRASGTEPLIRVMVEAADADAVEHWTQYLVQSVQTHLG